In Taeniopygia guttata chromosome 2, bTaeGut7.mat, whole genome shotgun sequence, one genomic interval encodes:
- the MYLIP gene encoding E3 ubiquitin-protein ligase MYLIP isoform X2, with protein sequence MDGLAPYRLKLRVKFFVEPHLILQEQTRHMFFLHIKEDLLAGNLQCSSEHAIELSALLAQMKFGDYNQNTAKYNYEELCAKELTTTILESIITKHKELEGLSQASAEYQLLQIVTTLENYGVEWHSVRDSEGQKLLIGVGPEGISICKDDFSPINRIAYPVVQMATQSGKNVYLTVTKESGNSVVLLFKMISTRAASGLYRAITETHAFYRCDTVTSAVMMQYSRDLKGHLASLFLNENINLGKKYVFDIKRTSKEVYDHARRALYNAGIVDLVSRSDQTPPSSPLKSSESSMNCDNCEGLSCQQTKALQEKLRKLKESMLCMVCCEEEINSTFCPCGHTVCCKSCASQLQSCPVCRSRVEHVQHVYLPTHTSLLNLTVI encoded by the exons GCATATGTTTTTCTTGCATATAAAAGAAGATCTTCTTGCTGGTAATCTCCAGTGTTCTTCAGAGCATGCAATTGAACTTAGTGCATTGTTGGCACAGATGAAGTTTGGAGATTATAACCAGAACACTGCCAAGTACAATTATGAAGAGTTGTGTGCAAAAGAGCTCACCACTACCATTTTGGAGAG CATTATTACAAAGCACAAGGAGCTAGAAGGTCTAAGTCAAGCATCTGCTGAATACCAGCTTCTACAGATTGTTACAACACTGGAGAACTATGGGGTAGAGTGGCACTCAGTAAGAGATAGTGAAGGGCAAAAACTCCTTATTGGTGTTGGACCTGAAGGCATATCCATCTGCAAAGATGACTTCAGTCCAATCAACAG GATTGCTTATCCTGTTGTTCAAATGGCAACTCAGTCTGGAAAGAATGTGTATCTGACTGTTACCAAGGAGTCTGGTAATAGTGTGGTTCTCTTGTTTAAGATGATCAGTACAAGGGCAGCAAGTGGACTCTACAGAGCAATTACAGAGACACATGCATTTTACAG GTGTGACACTGTCACCAGTGCTGTCATGATGCAGTATAGTCGAGACTTAAAGGGTCACCTAGCATCTCTATTTCTGAATGAAAACATTAATCTTGGTAAAAAATATGTCTTTGATATTAAAAGAACATCAAAAGAAGTTTATGATCATGCGAGGCGAGCTCTTTATAATGCTGGCATTGTGGATCTTGTTTCAAGAAGTGATCAAACCCCACCAAGTTCCCCTCTTAAGTCTTCAGAAAGCAGTATGAACTGTGACAACTGTGAGGGTCTCAGCTGCCAACAAACAAAAGCCCTACAAGAGAAGCTGCGCAAGCTGAAGGAGTCCATGCTTTGTATGGTGTGTTGTGAAGAAGAGATAAATTCAACCTTTTGTCCCTGTGGCCACACAGTTTGCTGCAAGTCCTGTGCTTCCCAGTTACAG tcGTGTCCTGTTTGCAGATCTCGTGTAGAGCATGTCCAGCACGTGTACTTGCCAACCCACACCAGTCTTCTCAATCTGACTGTGATATGA